The Primulina eburnea isolate SZY01 chromosome 6, ASM2296580v1, whole genome shotgun sequence genome contains a region encoding:
- the LOC140834669 gene encoding purple acid phosphatase 18 has product MDFKLVVLILVVLTIGAAAEYIRPPPRKMIQFPWHLRPSSQPQQVHISLAGDKHMRISWITGDKHAPSIVEYGTSSQNYRFKAQGESTSYSYLLYSSGKIHHTVIGPLEYGTLYFYRCGGEGTEFQLKTPPSQFPVTFAVAGDLGQTGWTKSTLDHIDQCTYDVHMLPGDLSYADYIQHRWDTFGELVQPLASARPWMVTQGNHEKENIPFFIDSFKSYNSRWKMPYEESGSSSNLYYSFDVAVVHVIMLGSYTDYDQYSDQYSWLKSDLLKVDRERTPWLLVLFHAPWYNSNEAHQGEGDDMMAAMEPLLHAASVDVIFTGHVHAYERTRRVYNGKVDPCGAVHITIGDGGNGEGLAHKYLDPQPEWSVFREASFGHGEFKIVNSTHAFWSWHRNDDDEPVRSDEIWVTSLYGSGCVSAKSHEPRKILLEP; this is encoded by the exons ATGGATTTTAAACTGGTGGTCTTGATTCTGGTCGTGCTGACAATCGGCGCCGCGGCGGAGTACATTCGACCACCGCCGCGCAAGATGATTCAATTTCCGTGGCATTTGAGGCCTTCTTCTCAGCCTCAACAG GTTCACATCTCCTTGGCCGGAGACAAACACATGCGGATATCATGGATAACTGGCGACAAACATGCTCCTTCGATTGTTGAATATGGAACATCATCTCAAAATTACAGATTTAAAGCTCAAGGAGAGAGTACTAGTTATAGTTATTTACTGTATAGCTCTGGAAAGATTCACCATACGGTGATTGGTCCACTGGAATACGGCACGTTGTATTTCTATAGATGTGGTGGGGAGGGCACCGAGTTTCAACTCAAAACTCCACCCTCTCAATTTCCAGTTACGTTTGCTGTGGCCGGAGATTTAGGTCAGACTGGATGGACTAAGTCAACTTTGGACCACATAGACCAGTGCACATATGATGTACATATGCTTCCTGGAGACCTTTCCTATGCGGATTATATACAGCATAGGTGGGACACATTCGGGGAACTAGTGCAGCCACTCGCTAGTGCAAGACCGTGGATGGTGACCCAAGGGAACCATGAGAAGGAGAATATACCATTCTTCATTGACAGCTTCAAATCCTATAACTCGAGATGGAAGATGCCGTATGAAGAGAGTGGGTCCAGTTCGAACCTCTATTATTCTTTTGACGTGGCCGTAGTTCATGTCATCATGCTTGGTTCGTATACTGATTATGATCAGTACTCCGATCAATATAGTTGGCTGAAG TCTGATCTTTTAAAGGTGGACCGTGAAAGGACACCCTGGCTACTTGTGTTGTTTCATGCACCTTGGTATAATAGTAATGAGGCTCATCAAGGTGAAGGTGATGACATGATGGCAGCGATGGAGCCCTTGCTTCATGCTGCTAGTGTGGACGTTATTTTTACTGGCCATGTGCATGCTTATGAGCGCACT AGACGTGTGTACAATGGTAAAGTGGATCCTTGTGGAGCTGTTCACATTACAATTGGCGATGGTGGAAATGGTGAAGGTTTAGCTCACAA GTATCTGGATCCCCAGCCCGAGTGGTCTGTCTTCCGCGAAGCAAGTTTTGGTCATGGTGAATTCAAGATAGTGAACTCTACTCATGCATTTTGGAGTTGGCACAGGAATGACGACGACGAACCAGTGAGGTCTGATGAAATATGGGTTACGTCTCTATATGGTTCTGGTTGTGTTTCGGCGAAGAGTCACGAGCCAAGAAAAATTCTACTGGAGCCTTAA